The Shewanella japonica genome has a window encoding:
- a CDS encoding 4a-hydroxytetrahydrobiopterin dehydratase, whose product MSDLSELKCEACQIDAPKVTEQEMVEFGQMIPEWTVENRDGINQLERVYKFKNFKLAMVFTNKLAELAEEEFHHPGILTEWGKVTVTWWSHSIKGLHKNDFIMAAKTDQLID is encoded by the coding sequence ATGTCTGATTTATCAGAATTAAAATGTGAAGCTTGCCAAATTGATGCCCCAAAAGTGACCGAGCAAGAAATGGTCGAGTTCGGTCAAATGATTCCAGAATGGACCGTAGAGAATCGTGACGGAATTAATCAGTTAGAGCGTGTGTATAAGTTCAAGAACTTCAAGTTGGCGATGGTTTTTACCAATAAATTAGCTGAACTTGCTGAAGAAGAGTTTCATCACCCTGGTATTTTAACGGAATGGGGCAAAGTGACAGTGACTTGGTGGTCACACTCAATTAAAGGACTTCATAAAAATGATTTTATCATGGCGGCGAAAACCGACCAGTTGATAGACTAG
- the tyrR gene encoding transcriptional regulator TyrR, whose amino-acid sequence MRLEVSCLDRIGLAKDILEVLETYGINLIAIDASNKGFLYLQFAEIGFETLSELMPLIRKVESVHDVRTVSFMPSEQERYALKTLLKTLPDSVFSINSKGRIRIVNESALLTLNMQEHEVIDESLNHWVQGFNFSRWLTEAPVLAQATRVQIGSNEYLAEMLPIYLPDENNASILAGAVVSLKSPARVGKQFNALQNQTTGFDNVLAVSDKMKDVLKQAKRMAQLDAPLLITGETGTGKELMAKASHDASMRREHPFIPINCAALPDSVAEEELFGFVANGQVIKRGLFEEAKGGTVFLDEIAEMSKAAQVKLLRLLQDGTFRRIGGDEEVRADVRIICSTQKNLAELCQSGEFREDLYYRIHVLSYHMPSLRERKVDVIPLTEMFLEHYSQQLSSPLRRISASCRDYLFTYAWPGNVRQLKNAIFRAVSMWDGSAELTVEQLKLPSYAEGFGYFDEEFEGSLDQAMKEYEASLLRRLYPAYPSTRQLAKKLGVSHTAIANKLRDYKITKKR is encoded by the coding sequence ATGCGTTTGGAAGTGAGTTGTTTAGATCGCATTGGCCTTGCGAAAGATATTCTTGAAGTATTAGAGACTTATGGCATTAATTTGATTGCAATTGATGCTAGTAACAAAGGTTTTCTCTATTTACAATTCGCTGAAATTGGGTTTGAAACCTTAAGCGAATTAATGCCACTTATTAGAAAAGTAGAAAGTGTTCATGATGTACGAACCGTATCGTTTATGCCTTCTGAGCAAGAGCGTTATGCATTAAAAACTTTGTTAAAAACGTTACCCGATTCGGTATTTTCTATTAATTCCAAAGGGCGTATTCGTATCGTCAATGAATCTGCATTGTTGACCTTGAATATGCAAGAGCATGAAGTTATTGATGAATCACTAAATCACTGGGTTCAAGGCTTTAACTTTTCTCGTTGGTTAACAGAAGCACCTGTCTTAGCTCAAGCTACCCGAGTACAAATTGGTAGTAACGAGTATCTAGCTGAAATGCTCCCGATTTATTTACCAGATGAAAACAATGCCAGTATCTTAGCTGGTGCTGTTGTATCACTTAAATCGCCTGCCAGAGTAGGTAAACAGTTTAATGCACTTCAAAATCAAACAACGGGTTTTGATAATGTTCTTGCTGTTAGCGATAAGATGAAAGATGTCCTAAAGCAAGCTAAACGTATGGCACAACTTGATGCGCCTTTATTGATCACTGGTGAAACGGGAACGGGTAAAGAGTTAATGGCTAAAGCAAGCCATGATGCCAGTATGCGCCGTGAACATCCGTTTATTCCAATTAACTGTGCAGCTTTGCCTGATAGTGTGGCTGAGGAAGAGTTATTTGGCTTTGTCGCTAACGGACAAGTTATCAAGCGTGGTTTATTTGAAGAAGCGAAAGGCGGCACCGTCTTTTTAGATGAAATCGCCGAAATGTCAAAAGCGGCGCAAGTTAAGTTATTGCGCCTTTTACAAGATGGCACCTTCAGACGAATTGGTGGCGATGAAGAAGTCCGTGCTGATGTACGTATTATTTGCTCCACTCAGAAAAACCTAGCAGAGCTTTGTCAGTCTGGAGAGTTCAGAGAAGATCTATATTACCGAATTCATGTACTCAGTTATCACATGCCGTCGCTGCGCGAGCGAAAGGTTGATGTTATCCCATTAACTGAAATGTTCTTAGAGCATTACAGTCAGCAGCTATCAAGCCCACTTCGCCGTATTTCAGCATCTTGTCGTGATTACCTGTTTACCTATGCGTGGCCTGGTAATGTTCGTCAGCTTAAAAACGCTATTTTTAGAGCGGTTTCAATGTGGGATGGATCAGCTGAATTAACTGTTGAACAGCTTAAACTGCCGTCTTACGCTGAAGGGTTTGGTTATTTTGATGAAGAGTTTGAGGGTAGCCTTGATCAAGCAATGAAAGAATATGAAGCGTCATTGTTAAGGCGTTTATATCCTGCTTATCCAAGTACCCGACAATTAGCCAAAAAGTTAGGTGTTTCTCATACGGCGATTGCAAACAAACTTAGAGATTACAAAATCACTAAAAAGCGTTAG
- a CDS encoding fumarylacetoacetate hydrolase family protein, whose translation MKLASYNNGRRDGQLMLVSKDLSKAVAVPAIANTMQQLLDAWDLLNPQLQELYEALNAGQMDNAIDFDESRCLSPLPRAYQWADGSAYVNHVELVRKARGAEMPESFWTDPLVYQGGSDCFIAPKADIEMASEEFGIDFESEIAVVTDDVAMGVDTDNAAKHIKLLMLVNDVSLRNLIPGELAKGFGFFQSKPSSAFSPVAITPDELGDKWQDSKVHLPLVTHLNGDLFGQPNAGVDMTFNFSQLVSHVAKTRPLCAGAVIGSGTISNYDRSAGSSCLAEKRMLEIIADGKASTPFMHFGDTVRIEMFDEENNSIFGSIDQKVVEYKG comes from the coding sequence ATGAAACTTGCAAGTTACAACAACGGCCGCCGTGATGGCCAACTTATGTTGGTGAGTAAAGATTTATCAAAAGCCGTTGCCGTTCCTGCTATTGCCAATACCATGCAGCAACTATTGGATGCATGGGATTTACTTAATCCTCAATTGCAAGAGCTGTATGAAGCGTTAAATGCTGGTCAAATGGATAATGCTATCGATTTTGATGAGTCACGTTGTCTGTCACCTTTACCACGTGCGTACCAGTGGGCAGATGGTAGTGCTTATGTGAATCACGTTGAGTTAGTTCGTAAGGCTCGTGGTGCTGAAATGCCTGAGTCTTTTTGGACAGATCCATTAGTTTACCAAGGTGGCTCTGATTGCTTTATCGCACCTAAAGCGGATATTGAAATGGCAAGCGAAGAGTTTGGCATTGATTTCGAATCTGAAATTGCCGTTGTTACGGATGATGTTGCAATGGGTGTTGATACCGATAATGCAGCTAAACATATTAAATTACTGATGCTAGTGAATGATGTGTCACTGCGTAATTTAATTCCTGGTGAGTTGGCTAAAGGATTTGGTTTTTTCCAATCTAAGCCTTCTAGTGCATTTTCTCCTGTTGCGATTACCCCAGATGAGTTAGGTGATAAGTGGCAAGACAGTAAAGTTCACTTACCATTAGTCACACATTTAAACGGCGACCTATTTGGCCAACCCAATGCTGGCGTTGATATGACGTTCAACTTCAGCCAACTGGTTTCTCATGTGGCTAAAACCCGTCCATTATGCGCTGGTGCTGTGATTGGTTCAGGCACGATATCAAATTATGATCGCAGTGCAGGTTCTAGCTGTTTAGCTGAGAAACGTATGTTAGAAATCATTGCAGATGGCAAAGCTTCAACTCCATTCATGCATTTCGGTGATACTGTCAGAATCGAAATGTTTGATGAAGAAAACAACAGTATCTTTGGCTCAATAGACCAAAAAGTGGTTGAGTACAAAGGCTAG
- the maiA gene encoding maleylacetoacetate isomerase — protein MKLYGYWRSSAAYRVRIALNLKQLVAEQVSVHLVNNGGEQHSEMFAALNPQQLVPAFVDSNDDGEFCLTQSMAIIEYLEEQYPQSPLLPKTPKDRAIVRAMAQSIACEIHPLDNLRVLQFLVKEMGVDEEAKMKWYHHWIHIGFKALESQMKTYSGKYCFGDTPTLVDLCLIPQVYNAKRFNVDLTDYPNILRVWTYCNQQPAFADAAPEQQADAT, from the coding sequence ATGAAACTATATGGATACTGGCGCTCAAGTGCCGCCTATCGAGTACGCATTGCACTCAATTTAAAGCAACTGGTGGCAGAACAGGTTTCAGTGCATTTAGTTAACAATGGCGGGGAGCAGCATAGCGAGATGTTTGCAGCGTTAAACCCTCAGCAATTAGTTCCCGCTTTTGTCGACTCTAACGATGACGGGGAATTTTGCCTTACTCAATCAATGGCAATTATTGAATATTTAGAAGAGCAGTATCCTCAAAGCCCACTATTGCCAAAAACGCCAAAGGATAGGGCGATTGTTCGTGCGATGGCGCAATCTATTGCTTGCGAAATTCACCCATTAGATAATTTGCGTGTGTTGCAATTTTTAGTGAAAGAGATGGGTGTAGATGAAGAAGCTAAAATGAAGTGGTATCACCATTGGATCCACATTGGCTTTAAAGCATTAGAATCACAAATGAAGACTTATTCTGGCAAATATTGTTTCGGTGATACTCCGACGTTAGTGGATTTATGTTTAATCCCGCAGGTTTATAATGCTAAACGATTCAATGTTGATTTAACTGATTACCCGAACATTTTAAGAGTTTGGACGTATTGTAATCAACAACCTGCTTTTGCTGATGCCGCTCCAGAACAGCAGGCTGATGCTACTTAA
- a CDS encoding nucleotidyltransferase family protein, with the protein MDFESQIKQWITNDPMRMKALDLTAQMFKELEVDDWYIAAGFVRNLVWDKLHGAAESVLDDIDVIYYCNEETSVYRDKLIELALAEMASFPWSVKNQARMHIKNQHLAYTSAKDAMSYWPELQTAIGVKLDERGDIVVESVFGLPCLFNLTVNYNPKADESVFMERVASKPWFNEYQNLSLEL; encoded by the coding sequence ATGGATTTTGAATCTCAAATAAAACAGTGGATTACAAACGACCCAATGCGCATGAAAGCATTGGATCTGACTGCGCAAATGTTTAAAGAGCTTGAGGTTGATGATTGGTATATTGCTGCAGGTTTTGTTCGTAATTTAGTGTGGGATAAATTGCATGGCGCTGCGGAATCAGTATTAGATGATATTGACGTGATTTATTACTGCAATGAAGAAACCAGTGTTTATCGTGACAAGTTAATCGAACTTGCTTTAGCGGAAATGGCTTCATTCCCTTGGTCCGTTAAAAACCAAGCAAGAATGCACATAAAAAACCAGCATCTTGCATATACTTCTGCTAAAGATGCGATGTCTTATTGGCCTGAACTGCAAACAGCGATTGGAGTGAAGCTCGATGAGCGTGGTGATATTGTCGTTGAGTCAGTGTTCGGTTTGCCATGTCTATTTAACTTGACTGTAAATTACAATCCCAAAGCTGATGAGTCAGTGTTTATGGAGCGAGTTGCCAGCAAGCCTTGGTTTAATGAGTACCAGAATTTGTCGTTAGAGCTTTAA